A window of the Methanoregula sp. genome harbors these coding sequences:
- the hemA gene encoding glutamyl-tRNA reductase — MTDQSGIPIAIAGVSHHTANVTAIEAFRFADEAEFLKDASARFKGVLLLQTCNRVEVIVEGSVDELREFLTGLGRKGFFVHEEKGALRHLFALASGIDSMIVGEDQIIGQLKKALSDAHEAQTSSSFLETCINKAVHVGVEVRQRTLINRGSVSVGSAAVLLAEAEIGSLAGKHILVVGSGEMGLLVAQALAAKHLTAMYVANRTYGRAVILADKIGGKAVKLSELYHYITLSDVVISCTSAPHPIIHRKDLAHAMKDRCWPVEGHPRPLILIDIAQPRDVEEGAETIDGVHLFTIDNLRSINEQTMSTRKAEADRAHAFVEDELEIFLRHLHRKSADDALASLHTWAETVRIRERDRAIARLTPADQKTADIVDDLTRVLAKKLLTDLTFSIRSSAEEGDLETVDALVKAITKGDRIGNEK; from the coding sequence ATGACTGATCAAAGCGGTATACCCATCGCCATCGCCGGTGTCAGCCACCATACCGCAAATGTAACCGCAATCGAAGCATTCCGGTTTGCGGACGAAGCAGAATTTCTCAAAGATGCATCGGCACGGTTCAAAGGTGTACTCCTGCTCCAGACCTGTAACCGGGTTGAAGTGATAGTGGAAGGGTCAGTAGACGAGCTGCGGGAATTTCTTACCGGGCTGGGAAGAAAAGGGTTCTTTGTCCATGAAGAAAAGGGAGCTTTACGCCATCTCTTTGCCTTAGCGTCCGGCATAGATTCGATGATTGTGGGAGAAGACCAGATCATCGGCCAGCTCAAAAAGGCCCTGTCAGATGCCCATGAGGCGCAGACCTCGAGCAGTTTCTTAGAGACCTGCATCAACAAGGCCGTGCATGTCGGTGTCGAGGTCCGGCAGCGCACCCTGATCAACCGGGGTTCCGTATCTGTGGGTTCGGCAGCCGTGCTTCTTGCCGAGGCAGAGATCGGCAGCCTTGCGGGAAAACACATCCTTGTCGTTGGCAGCGGCGAGATGGGGCTGCTTGTCGCACAGGCACTTGCGGCAAAGCACCTGACCGCCATGTACGTGGCAAACCGTACATACGGCCGGGCTGTTATCCTTGCAGACAAGATCGGTGGCAAAGCGGTGAAACTCTCGGAACTCTACCATTACATCACCCTTTCCGATGTGGTGATCTCCTGCACATCCGCCCCGCACCCGATCATTCACCGTAAGGATCTTGCCCATGCCATGAAGGACCGTTGCTGGCCCGTTGAAGGGCACCCCCGCCCGCTCATCCTGATCGATATCGCCCAGCCACGGGATGTCGAGGAAGGTGCAGAGACGATCGATGGCGTCCATCTCTTCACCATCGATAATCTCCGCAGCATCAACGAACAGACGATGAGCACACGGAAGGCAGAAGCCGACCGTGCCCATGCATTCGTTGAAGATGAACTTGAAATTTTCCTGCGCCACCTGCACCGGAAATCTGCCGATGATGCGCTGGCATCCCTTCACACGTGGGCAGAGACGGTACGCATACGGGAGCGCGACCGGGCAATCGCCCGCCTTACTCCGGCAGATCAGAAAACCGCAGATATTGTTGATGACCTTACCCGGGTGCTGGCAAAAAAACTACTTACGGACCTGACTTTTTCCATTCGTTCCAGTGCAGAAGAAGGGGATCTGGAAACCGTCGATGCGCTGGTAAAAGCGATCACGAAAGGCGACCGTATCGGCAACGAAAAATAA